In Acanthopagrus latus isolate v.2019 chromosome 6, fAcaLat1.1, whole genome shotgun sequence, the genomic window TTAACCACTGGCAACAGTTAGCATTTTAATGCTTGTCTGATTGGGATAGGCatccttttccatttttatgtCAGTGATTATGGTTATAGTCATTTGACAAATGCTGTGtctttttaaactgtgtgtgtgtgtgtgtgtggagcaagGATATGTGGGCTTTGCAAATGCTCTTTAGGCACTAGCAGCAGGTGCCCTTCCTCAGTTGCACACAGAGTTGCATTTTGGGGGATCTGGAGGAACTGCTGTCCTCATCTTGCTGTGGCCTTCTCCCTTGGTGGGGCGCCACTgtcattgtttcatttgtgaAGTGACCAGTGCTCATGCCAGCTCTTCCACAAACCAGCGAGATGCTTGTACAATACCTTGACTCCAGCTCAAATCCACATTCATCCACAGCACAAATAAGTGAAAGCAGAGAGGTCCAGGATGAGAACACACCAATGACCACTGGCAGGTCTTGAGAGAGGGCTGTAAAAGACAGGATTGGCCTGACCTGGCAAAGAGACATCCAGTCTCCCCTCTTCTAATAGAGACTGCCAGTGGTCTCTGACATAGATCCTGTAATGCTCTGATTTCAATTAATTGTGCTATGGATCCAGTCATACAAGCACCGACGGTTTGTGGTAGAGCTGGAATTTCAAAAGCTTACGTATCCTCCACACTGCATAGTAATCTTTTTTCACTGTCCCTGCAGGATGCTGATGCTGATCTCAGAAGGGAGTGTGTCCTCAAATCTCTCATATTATACCTGGGAGAATGTGTTGAGGACCTGATAAAAGAATACACAGTATGTCCAAATCTGTTGTCTCTCCATGATGAGAAGCAACTTTAATGATCCTGGGGGAAGCTTGACAGCTTTGCCATTGGATGTGGTGATTAATCATCAGTTGTTCACTTCTACATTTTGTCCTAAACTTTACCTAAGATGTTCGAGAAAGATCAAGCCGAGCAAGAGCTGGAGAGTACCACCATGGCGGTCTTCGTCTTAAGAGAGAACTCGAGCCTTCTACAACAGCCCAAAGAGATTGGGATCATCATTGATGGTGTGGAAGTCCTCAATGTGTTGCCTTCTGTGGCAGCTGGAGTGGTAATGCTCTTTGGACTCTGTTATGCCAGTAACATGGAATATCCACAGGCGTTCAGGTTCACCTTTGAGGCACTTCAGAACGTCCTGATGGAGCTTGGTTCCAACAAAATGAGCTCCAAGATTCGCAAACTGAATGGTGAACTCCACGCTGAACAGTAGTATGTGTGGCATGCGTACACGTGCTTGCGTGTGTAGTAACCACAAGCTGCTAGCCAGCACTTTGAGGGGGAGAACCTCAGCTGCACTTAGTTGCACCTAGCCAAGGGTGCTGTAGCCATTTAAAGCTATGTTATATTGTTGGGCTTTGAGTGAGTGTTTTGAATTTGGTCGTTTTAGGGTCAACACTGCTTCCAGAaagcaatattttatttcatttcatttaccAGTAATTACAGTTCAGATTGTATAGAGCCTGTGTATAGGCCTATTgccatgtgtgtttgtcctggtTCATTTGCTGTGTAGGcaatctattttttatttgacttgcATTTCTTAAAGATCTGTTCTGAAAACTATGCAGCAGATTCTAAGTTCAGATACTATCTTGATAAAGACTGCCCATTTAAAAAGGGAGATTCCAGTTGCCAGAGGCTGATAAAACAGTAtatgttttctaaaaaaaaaattcagttattattcCTGTGTGCTACAGTATATAGCATCCTCCCCTGCCCTCATGGCCCTGTCCTGCTCTCTATCCTCCTCTTTCCTGCCTCCATTCTCCATCCTTTACTCTGTTCCCCTCTTCACTCTACTGCCCTCTCCATCCTATCTTCTCCTGGCCTGACTAGCCTAAGAAATCAAAGGTAGTCTTATAGTTTAAATGAATGATTGGCATGAAAACTAAAAGAGATCAGTACCTGAAAATTGTGTTCTGATGGCTGTACAAGTTGTAATGAtttaacatacaaataaaaacatcagtaaCTTTGCGTCTGGATGTTTGATCCCAGGCATTACAgggaaatgacaacaatatcAACAGGGATCTCACCCTTTGTTTAagcatctgtgttttatttaagtttCAATTGGCTCCACATCAATCCATGCAACAGCACATGTTCTTACAGAGAATGATTAGAATCTATATAAATAGGAAACTCTGTTGCAATTGGCTGATTAACATGAGAacatcttcttctcctcttctctccgtctcctcccctCGCCACCTTGCAATGCCTTTAGGGATGCTATACAGTGTATCAATTTAGTCAGCATCTCATAATCCAGGGTTACTCACTTGCCTTCttttagaataaaacaaatgaagtcCGATTGCCTAATGTTAATATGTTGCATATGGTTCATATATGTTAAAGattaatgaatacatttaacgTCATCTGTTGgccaagtgtcttttttttttttttaaagagtttatAAGGTGggaaacaaattatttttggggttaagtcaaataaaatgtgaaaaatatagtTTGGATATATCTAAATTAATTAACTGGTGTCAGTGCAAACAATTCAAGTTAATTTAGTTAAAAGTGAATACATTAGGTTGGTTCAATTTCAATTTATTAGTTTGGTTCAAtaactaaaatgttaaaataatttgGATCAAGGCAAAGAATTTAGGTTGAGTCAAGTGAAAAGTTATTGTTTACATCAACATAAAATGATCAGGTCAGAAGAAGTTAATTTAGATTCTGTGAAGTCAAATATTTTAGATGTGATATCTGGACATcaattttttttagtttgagcAAGGTTATAATTTTTTCAGTGCAGAGCAAACATAAAGCACAGACCATGCATATCTGACTAACATGCCTTCATTCGAATGTTCCAAACGGAGACACTTCGACTATGCAATCCGGATTCCTTCTCCACACACATAGCTTACATGCGCAGGTAAGCTTCCCTGTCCTCCATGACAGATGTGTGGCGTTGCGCCTTGTCTTACTTTTGCTTGGCACCGCTGCACTTACAGGGGGGTATTACAGAAAGCGGGTTTtgtgaaaactctgagtttgttaACCCTAAGTTGagagaaactctgagttttcagttccagtAAGAGAGGTAATTTAAACTCTGGGTATGTTACTGCGTTAACTTGCTCTGTGAGCCTAACCTACTCACTGGCAGGTTTACCTGAAGAAACCCTGAGTCTGACAGAGCTGTCTGACAGTGGCTGTCCTTTCCTTCTCAGTCCGATCatgttgaagcagaaaaaattcacattcatgttttacacCAGGAGGAGAATTTAGATTAATTTAGATGAGCTCTCACTCCCTGACGAGGACTGGACCGAACAGCAGACCACTTCTCATCAGTCCATCATTTATATTCTCGGGCTGTACAGCAAATATCAGGGTACACGTCGTCTGACGTGCTCTCAGATCTGAACAatcctcttcattttttttttgtttttgtttttttttttaaatcactgcaggTTAATCTGTCACCTTCCAGCAGccagaaaaatagaaataagtcacatttcatttggctttctttatttcccacaGATAGCTATAAAAGTAACCATCCATAGAGcctattgtattttttccagAAAAGTAAATTCAAAGTCCGTGTTTCTAGTTTGCTGCCGCATTGAGTATAAGATTAAATTACTTCTAGTTCAATCTGTAGACAGTAAGTGTGTTTCTGCCTCTAATGTTGGGTCCAAGGGGTGAGTGATGCCCTCAGCCTCTGGTCACCcagcgacctgactcaggatcagctcctctgcctctgttggACAAGGTGGAGGTGAGCACCACTTCATGTTCAACTACTCAGGAGGATGTTaggacacagatgtgtgttaaacattatcTGTTGGTGGTAAAAGCTACTACAAGTTAAAATATCCACTGAATaaagttttaatgtgtttaatatgtgaaatagGAGTCATAGTGAGACtgtttatatttaattttcagCCAATTTAAATAAAGagcctaaaataaaataaaataaaataaaagctgcgagcagcgttggacgggccctcgcagtccacgcacctcggggcatgctgccgtcagggcttctgcatgcaacgccttgaagaagccgtttctttataatttggtggcctgctcccgctggaattaagtaatgtacgctgaagtcagaaaaaagtgtgtgtactgctgcacgattccccagacaaagactgagttgatggtccgcttctggagctggctgacaaaaatgtccacatgaggcataatgcaatgaaatagtttcaggaagaagctgaaagtatcatcgtccagtagctgaagagaattttttctccagttcttccagctgctctacactctagcgataATGTCCCgccctctagctcacgcaatacacacccattacaaaatcagaagaaggcctaaaaatccttaaaactataacgtgatgatttggaaaccgtgAATGatttttagaaactgaatacatgcccaacaattcaaggtcttctgactctttaaaaggtggaatggtgtctgtagcttaaagcatgaagcacagcaagaggttgaaagttgatgagttttgaagaggattttaagattttcccattttactttccattcaaaccaatcagactgcgaccaaatTGTAACTTtttggccgatttg contains:
- the LOC119021883 gene encoding uncharacterized protein LOC119021883 — its product is MANPIRLLILLSDDSSERMDLPLVPDNFEELIEQINAEFLWVTAVPLLTRFMAQLDKYSTQLLKIIKKKGGATKAKTATILEFLDQDADADLRRECVLKSLILYLGECVEDLIKEYTMFEKDQAEQELESTTMAVFVLRENSSLLQQPKEIGIIIDGVEVLNVLPSVAAGVVMLFGLCYASNMEYPQAFRFTFEALQNVLMELGSNKMSSKIRKLNGELHAEQ